From Maniola hyperantus chromosome 28, iAphHyp1.2, whole genome shotgun sequence, one genomic window encodes:
- the Dap160 gene encoding intersectin-1 isoform X3, producing the protein MGDPWVIQPHEHAKFADHFCNLGPINGHLTGEQAKRFMLQSQLPPPVLGQIWTLADTNADGKLDLKEFSIACKIINLKLHGIEIPKALPPSLLASLSPTGAKQQFPPPKPPIPPMPNLNQPLISSLPQSPQLPPQIPPQPTQNLLGDFNAPSIPAKPVPDLISGVKPVMPTQPMLPTNQLINQSIPQPITSQPLMNQPLVSNINQPLINTTTLINTSIMSQNQPLINTSTLINTTTQPPNQLNNTSQPNQLINSNQPLINTSQPLINSSQPLINSSQSLINSSQPLINSSQPLINSAQPLTNSTALVGLNQSLASSPLGPSSPPQIPALPSGTTVSSVVSPTKPGVTSVAGSIPSQPITSTPITAVKSDSFSKPGSLVTSPTDVPMGVVSPPPAVEWGIPQPQKLKYTQLFNATDRSKSGSVSGAQARSIMLQSRLPQQTLAQIWALADLDSDGKLGCEEFVLAMYLCERATQGETVPAKLPIELIPPTFRRDSVSSISSNKSYEERRRENLARGQAELERRRSQLADAQMKEKAERERKEREEAEKKEKMRLEAQKREQEELLRKQKEELEKREAARKEMERQCQLEWEKKRTRELEALRTEEQTKVLSLKSRSQALSAELSSVTPRAGNLAKQIRDTRTAVAAAKCTIDSMRSDRDTSMSEMQQLKARVKELNAKQIALNKEKAELDAKAKASEGAGEDGKLSMMEVTLKQLRDKVDAAKAVVESKKTDLETNKSQLTELCDTVSQLSEKCETVWKLYEQRRDEYARNRSTAPADSAWQADADWGTADEAWSEPAATEAAWGDAPATNATEAVAATPAAAITTTPRWRCVYEFTARTVDELSLQPGDLVSEASAPRGDAEPGWKWGTARGQSGWFPESYVEDINAIQAYAEVIEPLETKTQLEGIAEVPEAEITNDLGGAMPAVEGGDFYIAAYPYVSSEPGDLTFEAGERIEVMRRDGDWWTGRIGIRTGIFPSNYVTKDTTTTSGDVMSSIPEAREPQDAAFPQPQPQQPAFTQPQPQETAFAQPQPQESAYTQPEPQLEPVQMQQDTPSAPPEHPCVSPPYHAELVQEQKSSTPISSEVAAITESASAPGGPRPASSARRDSGRDSATSSRRKHEVAQALANYTATSAEQLSLVKGQLLIVRKKADSGWWEGELQAKGRNRQSGWFPASYVKVLHSSGRTSGRTTPVMSKMDTVPTETVIDKVIALYPYTAQNADELSFEKDDIIAVTDRSQDPAWWQGELRGMTGLFPSNYVTKLVN; encoded by the exons TCCCAGCTGCCTCCGCCAGTGCTTGGCCAGATCTGGACGCTGGCAGACACCAACGCTGATGGGAAACTCGACTTGAAGGAGTTCTCCATCGCTTGCAAG aTAATAAACCTAAAACTGCACGGCATAGAAATACCTAAGGCATTACCACCGTCTCTACTCGCTTCCTTGAGTCCCACAG GGGCCAAACAGCAATTCCCACCCCCGAAACCTCCCATACCACCAATGCCCAACCTCAACCAACCCCTTATTTCCAGTTTACCCCAATCTCCTCAACTACCACCCCAAATTCCACCCCAACCCACCCAAAACCTATTGGGAGATTTCAACGCTCCTTCTATACCCGCAAAACCTGTACCAGACTTGATATCTGGTGTGAAACCGGTTATGCCAACCCAACCTATGTTACCAACCAATCAACTGATCAACCAATCCATCCCTCAACCAATAACATCTCAACCATTGATGAATCAACCACTAGTCTCAAACATAAATCAACCATTGATTAATACTACAACTTTAATCAATACATCCATAATGTCTCAAAACCAACCGTTGATCAACACATCAACTTTGATCAACACAACTACTCAACCGCCGAATCAGTTGAATAACACATCTCAACCGAATCAATTGATCAACTCGAACCAACCATTGATCAACACATCCCAACCATTAATCAACTCATCTCAACCATTAATCAACTCGTCTCAATCGTTGATCAACTCATCCCAACCGTTGATCAACTCATCACAACCGTTGATCAACTCAGCTCAACCGTTAACCAACTCAACTGCATTAGTTGGACTAAATCAATCCCTAGCAAGTTCTCCCCTAGGACCTAGTTCCCCCCCACAAATCCCTGCCTTACCCTCAGGAACAACTGTAAGCTCAGTGGTTAGTCCAACCAAACCTGGGGTGACAAGTGTAGCAGGTTCGATCCCGAGTCAGCCAATTACTTCAACACCTATTACTGCGGTCAAGAGTGATTCATTTTCAAAACCGG GGTCGTTGGTGACGAGTCCCACGGATGTGCCGATGGGAGTAGTGAGTCCACCCCCAGCCGTCGAGTGGGGAATCCCCCAGCCACAGAAACTCAA GTACACTCAACTGTTCAACGCAACAGACCGTTCTAAGTCTGGATCAGTGTCTGGAGCCCAGGCACGATCCATCATGCTCCAGTCTCGCTTGCCGCAACAGACTTTGGCCCAAATTTGGGCCCTGGCTGACCTAGACTCTGATGGGAAACTTG GGTGTGAAGAATTCGTGCTAGCGATGTATCTGTGCGAGAGAGCGACGCAAGGGGAGACCGTGCCAGCAAAACTGCCCATCGAATTGATACCTCCCACTTTTAG ACGTGATTCAGTGTCAAGCATCAGCAGTAACAAGTCATACGAAGAGAGAAGGAGAGAGAACTTGGCGCGAGGACAGGCGGAGTTGGAGAGGAGAAGATCGCAGCTCGCTGACGCACAAATGAAGGAGAAG GCGGaaagagaaagaaaagaaagggAAGAAGCGGAGAAGAAAGAGAAGATGCGCCTCGAAGCGCAGAAGAGGGAGCAAGAAGAGTTGCTTCGGAAGCAGAAAGAAGAACTG gAGAAACGCGAGGCAGCACGAAAAGAGATGGAGAGGCAATGTCAACTAGAGTGGGAAAAGAAGAG GACTCGGGAGCTGGAGGCCCTACGTACAGAAGAACAGACCAAGGTTCTAAGCCTGAAGTCCCGCAGCCAAGCTCTATCAGCTGAGCTGAGTTCGGTGACTCCTCGCGCTGGCAACCTGGCCAAACAGATCCGTGACACCAGGACTGCCGTGGCTGCCGCCAAGTGCACTATTGACTCCATGCG GTCCGACCGCGACACAAGCATGTCAGAGATGCAACAGCTTAAAGCGCGAGTCAAAGAGCTAAACGCGAAGCAAATAGCTCTGAACAAGGAGAAGGCTGAGCTGGACGCCAAGGCCAAGGCGTCGGAGGGCGCGGGCGAAGACGGGAAGCTGAGTATGATGGAAGTCACTCTCAAACAACTGCGGGACAAG gtggACGCAGCCAAAGCGGTAGTGGAAAGCAAGAAGACCGACCTAGAGACCAACAAGTCGCAACTGACTGAGCTCTGCGACACAGTCAGTCAGTTGAGCGAGAAGTGCGAGACAGTGTGGAAACTGTACGAGCAGAGACGCGACGAGTATGCCAGGAACAGATCCACTGCGCCAGCAGACTCCGCCTGGCAAGCCG ATGCAGACTGGGGCACAGCGGACGAGGCGTGGTCGGAGCCAGCCGCGACCGAAGCCGCGTGGGGAGACGCGCCTGCTACCAACG CCACTGAAGCGGTGGCCGCCACCCCCGCGGCGGCCATCACCACCACCCCGAGATGGCGTTGTGTGTACGAGTTCACCGCAAGAACCGTCGATGAGCTGAGTCTCCAACCTGGTGACTTG GTAAGCGAGGCGAGCGCGCCTCGAGGCGACGCCGAGCCGGGCTGGAAATGGGGCACTGCTAGAG GTCAATCGGGCTGGTTCCCCGAGTCGTACGTGGAGGACATCAACGCGATACAAGCTTACGCCGAGGTCATCGAACCTTTGGAGACCAAGACGCAACTTGAAG GTATAGCTGAGGTTCCAGAAGCGGAAATAACTAATGACTTGGGCGGCGCCATGCCTGCTGTTG AGGGCGGTGACTTCTACATAGCGGCGTACCCCTACGTGTCCTCGGAACCGGGTGACCTGACCTTTGAGGCTGGTGAGAGGATTGAGGTCATGAGACGCGATGGCGACTGGTGGACTGGTAGGATTGGCATACG caCGGGTATATTCCCTTCCAACTACGTAACTAAAGACACCACCACAACAAGCGGCGACGTCATGTCTAGCATTCCCGAAGCGCGCGAACCGCAAGACGCTGCGTTTCCGCAACCGCAACCGCAGCAACCTGCGTTTACGCAACCGCAACCGCAGGAAACTGCGTTTGCTCAACCGCAACCGCAGGAAAGTGCGTACACGCAGCCCGAACCACAACTAGAACCTGTGCAG ATGCAACAAGACACACCGAGTGCGCCACCGGAGCACCCCTGTGTCTCGCCGCCCTACCACGCAGAGCTTGTGCAG GAACAAAAGTCATCCACGCCCATATCATCAGAAGTTGCCGCTATAACGGAGTCAGCCAGCGCTCCTGGAGGGCCTCGACCGGCCTCCTCTGCCCGTAGAGACTCTGGGAGGGACTCCGCCACGTCTTCTCGACGCAAGCACGAGGTGGCGCAGGCGTTGGCTAACTATACTGCTACTAG CGCCGAGCAATTGTCACTAGTGAAAGGGCAACTGCTGATCGTTAGGAAGAAAGCAGACAGCGGCTGGTGGGAGGGCGAGCTGCAGGCTAAGGGCCGGAACAGACAGAGCGGCTGGTTCCCCGCCAGCTATGTTAAg GTGTTGCACTCGTCGGGGCGCACGTCGGGGCGGACCACCCCCGTCATGTCAAAGATGGACACAGTGCCCACTGAAACTGTCATCGATAAG gTGATAGCTCTATACCCGTACACGGCTCAGAACGCGGACGAGCTGAGTTTCGAGAAGGATGACATCATCGCCGTCACCGACCGCTCGCAGGACCCCGCCTGGTGGcaag GTGAACTTCGAGGGATGACCGGCCTCTTCCCGAGCAACTACGTCACTAAATTAGTCAACTAA
- the Dap160 gene encoding intersectin-1 isoform X1: MGDPWVIQPHEHAKFADHFCNLGPINGHLTGEQAKRFMLQSQLPPPVLGQIWTLADTNADGKLDLKEFSIACKIINLKLHGIEIPKALPPSLLASLSPTGAKQQFPPPKPPIPPMPNLNQPLISSLPQSPQLPPQIPPQPTQNLLGDFNAPSIPAKPVPDLISGVKPVMPTQPMLPTNQLINQSIPQPITSQPLMNQPLVSNINQPLINTTTLINTSIMSQNQPLINTSTLINTTTQPPNQLNNTSQPNQLINSNQPLINTSQPLINSSQPLINSSQSLINSSQPLINSSQPLINSAQPLTNSTALVGLNQSLASSPLGPSSPPQIPALPSGTTVSSVVSPTKPGVTSVAGSIPSQPITSTPITAVKSDSFSKPGSLVTSPTDVPMGVVSPPPAVEWGIPQPQKLKYTQLFNATDRSKSGSVSGAQARSIMLQSRLPQQTLAQIWALADLDSDGKLGCEEFVLAMYLCERATQGETVPAKLPIELIPPTFRRDSVSSISSNKSYEERRRENLARGQAELERRRSQLADAQMKEKAERERKEREEAEKKEKMRLEAQKREQEELLRKQKEELEKREAARKEMERQCQLEWEKKRTRELEALRTEEQTKVLSLKSRSQALSAELSSVTPRAGNLAKQIRDTRTAVAAAKCTIDSMRSDRDTSMSEMQQLKARVKELNAKQIALNKEKAELDAKAKASEGAGEDGKLSMMEVTLKQLRDKVDAAKAVVESKKTDLETNKSQLTELCDTVSQLSEKCETVWKLYEQRRDEYARNRSTAPADSAWQADADWGTADEAWSEPAATEAAWGDAPATNATEAVAATPAAAITTTPRWRCVYEFTARTVDELSLQPGDLVSEASAPRGDAEPGWKWGTARGQSGWFPESYVEDINAIQAYAEVIEPLETKTQLEGIAEVPEAEITNDLGGAMPAVEGGDFYIAAYPYVSSEPGDLTFEAGERIEVMRRDGDWWTGRIGIRTGIFPSNYVTKDTTTTSGDVMSSIPEAREPQDAAFPQPQPQQPAFTQPQPQETAFAQPQPQESAYTQPEPQLEPVQMQQDTPSAPPEHPCVSPPYHAELVQMQQDTPSAPPEHPCVSPPYHAEVVQMQQDTPRVAPEYSCVSPPYHAELVQEQKSSTPISSEVAAITESASAPGGPRPASSARRDSGRDSATSSRRKHEVAQALANYTATSAEQLSLVKGQLLIVRKKADSGWWEGELQAKGRNRQSGWFPASYVKVLHSSGRTSGRTTPVMSKMDTVPTETVIDKVIALYPYTAQNADELSFEKDDIIAVTDRSQDPAWWQGELRGMTGLFPSNYVTKLVN, encoded by the exons TCCCAGCTGCCTCCGCCAGTGCTTGGCCAGATCTGGACGCTGGCAGACACCAACGCTGATGGGAAACTCGACTTGAAGGAGTTCTCCATCGCTTGCAAG aTAATAAACCTAAAACTGCACGGCATAGAAATACCTAAGGCATTACCACCGTCTCTACTCGCTTCCTTGAGTCCCACAG GGGCCAAACAGCAATTCCCACCCCCGAAACCTCCCATACCACCAATGCCCAACCTCAACCAACCCCTTATTTCCAGTTTACCCCAATCTCCTCAACTACCACCCCAAATTCCACCCCAACCCACCCAAAACCTATTGGGAGATTTCAACGCTCCTTCTATACCCGCAAAACCTGTACCAGACTTGATATCTGGTGTGAAACCGGTTATGCCAACCCAACCTATGTTACCAACCAATCAACTGATCAACCAATCCATCCCTCAACCAATAACATCTCAACCATTGATGAATCAACCACTAGTCTCAAACATAAATCAACCATTGATTAATACTACAACTTTAATCAATACATCCATAATGTCTCAAAACCAACCGTTGATCAACACATCAACTTTGATCAACACAACTACTCAACCGCCGAATCAGTTGAATAACACATCTCAACCGAATCAATTGATCAACTCGAACCAACCATTGATCAACACATCCCAACCATTAATCAACTCATCTCAACCATTAATCAACTCGTCTCAATCGTTGATCAACTCATCCCAACCGTTGATCAACTCATCACAACCGTTGATCAACTCAGCTCAACCGTTAACCAACTCAACTGCATTAGTTGGACTAAATCAATCCCTAGCAAGTTCTCCCCTAGGACCTAGTTCCCCCCCACAAATCCCTGCCTTACCCTCAGGAACAACTGTAAGCTCAGTGGTTAGTCCAACCAAACCTGGGGTGACAAGTGTAGCAGGTTCGATCCCGAGTCAGCCAATTACTTCAACACCTATTACTGCGGTCAAGAGTGATTCATTTTCAAAACCGG GGTCGTTGGTGACGAGTCCCACGGATGTGCCGATGGGAGTAGTGAGTCCACCCCCAGCCGTCGAGTGGGGAATCCCCCAGCCACAGAAACTCAA GTACACTCAACTGTTCAACGCAACAGACCGTTCTAAGTCTGGATCAGTGTCTGGAGCCCAGGCACGATCCATCATGCTCCAGTCTCGCTTGCCGCAACAGACTTTGGCCCAAATTTGGGCCCTGGCTGACCTAGACTCTGATGGGAAACTTG GGTGTGAAGAATTCGTGCTAGCGATGTATCTGTGCGAGAGAGCGACGCAAGGGGAGACCGTGCCAGCAAAACTGCCCATCGAATTGATACCTCCCACTTTTAG ACGTGATTCAGTGTCAAGCATCAGCAGTAACAAGTCATACGAAGAGAGAAGGAGAGAGAACTTGGCGCGAGGACAGGCGGAGTTGGAGAGGAGAAGATCGCAGCTCGCTGACGCACAAATGAAGGAGAAG GCGGaaagagaaagaaaagaaagggAAGAAGCGGAGAAGAAAGAGAAGATGCGCCTCGAAGCGCAGAAGAGGGAGCAAGAAGAGTTGCTTCGGAAGCAGAAAGAAGAACTG gAGAAACGCGAGGCAGCACGAAAAGAGATGGAGAGGCAATGTCAACTAGAGTGGGAAAAGAAGAG GACTCGGGAGCTGGAGGCCCTACGTACAGAAGAACAGACCAAGGTTCTAAGCCTGAAGTCCCGCAGCCAAGCTCTATCAGCTGAGCTGAGTTCGGTGACTCCTCGCGCTGGCAACCTGGCCAAACAGATCCGTGACACCAGGACTGCCGTGGCTGCCGCCAAGTGCACTATTGACTCCATGCG GTCCGACCGCGACACAAGCATGTCAGAGATGCAACAGCTTAAAGCGCGAGTCAAAGAGCTAAACGCGAAGCAAATAGCTCTGAACAAGGAGAAGGCTGAGCTGGACGCCAAGGCCAAGGCGTCGGAGGGCGCGGGCGAAGACGGGAAGCTGAGTATGATGGAAGTCACTCTCAAACAACTGCGGGACAAG gtggACGCAGCCAAAGCGGTAGTGGAAAGCAAGAAGACCGACCTAGAGACCAACAAGTCGCAACTGACTGAGCTCTGCGACACAGTCAGTCAGTTGAGCGAGAAGTGCGAGACAGTGTGGAAACTGTACGAGCAGAGACGCGACGAGTATGCCAGGAACAGATCCACTGCGCCAGCAGACTCCGCCTGGCAAGCCG ATGCAGACTGGGGCACAGCGGACGAGGCGTGGTCGGAGCCAGCCGCGACCGAAGCCGCGTGGGGAGACGCGCCTGCTACCAACG CCACTGAAGCGGTGGCCGCCACCCCCGCGGCGGCCATCACCACCACCCCGAGATGGCGTTGTGTGTACGAGTTCACCGCAAGAACCGTCGATGAGCTGAGTCTCCAACCTGGTGACTTG GTAAGCGAGGCGAGCGCGCCTCGAGGCGACGCCGAGCCGGGCTGGAAATGGGGCACTGCTAGAG GTCAATCGGGCTGGTTCCCCGAGTCGTACGTGGAGGACATCAACGCGATACAAGCTTACGCCGAGGTCATCGAACCTTTGGAGACCAAGACGCAACTTGAAG GTATAGCTGAGGTTCCAGAAGCGGAAATAACTAATGACTTGGGCGGCGCCATGCCTGCTGTTG AGGGCGGTGACTTCTACATAGCGGCGTACCCCTACGTGTCCTCGGAACCGGGTGACCTGACCTTTGAGGCTGGTGAGAGGATTGAGGTCATGAGACGCGATGGCGACTGGTGGACTGGTAGGATTGGCATACG caCGGGTATATTCCCTTCCAACTACGTAACTAAAGACACCACCACAACAAGCGGCGACGTCATGTCTAGCATTCCCGAAGCGCGCGAACCGCAAGACGCTGCGTTTCCGCAACCGCAACCGCAGCAACCTGCGTTTACGCAACCGCAACCGCAGGAAACTGCGTTTGCTCAACCGCAACCGCAGGAAAGTGCGTACACGCAGCCCGAACCACAACTAGAACCTGTGCAG ATGCAACAAGACACACCGAGTGCGCCACCGGAGCACCCCTGTGTCTCGCCGCCCTACCACGCAGAGCTTGTGCAG ATGCAACAAGACACACCGAGTGCGCCACCGGAGCACCCCTGCGTCTCGCCGCCCTATCATGCAGAGGTTGTGCAG ATGCAACAAGACACACCGCGTGTAGCGCCGGAGTACTCCTGCGTCTCGCCGCCCTACCACGCAGAGCTTGTGCAG GAACAAAAGTCATCCACGCCCATATCATCAGAAGTTGCCGCTATAACGGAGTCAGCCAGCGCTCCTGGAGGGCCTCGACCGGCCTCCTCTGCCCGTAGAGACTCTGGGAGGGACTCCGCCACGTCTTCTCGACGCAAGCACGAGGTGGCGCAGGCGTTGGCTAACTATACTGCTACTAG CGCCGAGCAATTGTCACTAGTGAAAGGGCAACTGCTGATCGTTAGGAAGAAAGCAGACAGCGGCTGGTGGGAGGGCGAGCTGCAGGCTAAGGGCCGGAACAGACAGAGCGGCTGGTTCCCCGCCAGCTATGTTAAg GTGTTGCACTCGTCGGGGCGCACGTCGGGGCGGACCACCCCCGTCATGTCAAAGATGGACACAGTGCCCACTGAAACTGTCATCGATAAG gTGATAGCTCTATACCCGTACACGGCTCAGAACGCGGACGAGCTGAGTTTCGAGAAGGATGACATCATCGCCGTCACCGACCGCTCGCAGGACCCCGCCTGGTGGcaag GTGAACTTCGAGGGATGACCGGCCTCTTCCCGAGCAACTACGTCACTAAATTAGTCAACTAA